A part of Denitratisoma oestradiolicum genomic DNA contains:
- a CDS encoding thiolase C-terminal domain-containing protein, which produces MQEVAVLGVGIHRFGKTGDDIVGTKSVTELCRAAVEMALKDAGVSWNQIQAVAAASSRFSGGKGWGLNGNDIVEEMGSTGIPVYNMSAGCAAGGNAFNVGYALVAGGVYDMVLVMGGEVMPKGMIQTSGVEEATDPEFLRQRCIGMPGPSFWATLARRRMFDYGTTEEQYAKIVVKARKNSVGNPFARFQKEVSLAEVLASPYVSNPLRLFEICPVSNGAAAVVICSQAKARQFSAKPITVATSTVATVDFSDALPRGLSGPSPSGPSFHTESKAAVMRAFEQSGIGPKDVSFTELQDNCCYYELAYPEEWGLCAPGEAERLLEAGEYAPTGKMPINPSGGFVSFGEATTAMGVWQIAELTLQLRGQAGSHQVPNAKVGLAQTNGLGGNATAAILKR; this is translated from the coding sequence ATGCAAGAAGTTGCTGTTCTGGGCGTAGGTATCCATCGCTTCGGCAAGACCGGGGACGATATCGTCGGCACCAAGTCCGTCACCGAGCTGTGCCGCGCTGCCGTGGAAATGGCCTTGAAGGATGCCGGAGTGTCCTGGAACCAGATCCAGGCCGTGGCCGCCGCCAGTTCCCGTTTCTCCGGGGGCAAGGGTTGGGGCCTGAACGGAAACGACATCGTCGAGGAAATGGGTTCCACCGGGATTCCGGTCTATAACATGTCCGCCGGCTGTGCCGCCGGGGGCAACGCCTTCAACGTGGGTTACGCCCTGGTGGCCGGCGGTGTCTACGACATGGTGCTGGTGATGGGCGGCGAAGTGATGCCCAAGGGCATGATCCAGACCTCCGGCGTGGAAGAAGCCACGGACCCCGAGTTCCTGCGCCAGCGCTGCATCGGCATGCCCGGCCCGTCCTTCTGGGCCACCCTGGCCCGGCGCCGCATGTTCGACTACGGCACCACGGAAGAGCAGTACGCCAAGATCGTGGTCAAGGCCCGCAAGAATTCGGTGGGCAATCCCTTCGCCCGCTTCCAGAAGGAAGTGTCCCTGGCCGAGGTGCTGGCCTCCCCCTACGTGAGCAATCCCCTGCGCCTGTTCGAGATCTGCCCGGTGTCCAACGGCGCCGCCGCGGTGGTGATCTGCTCCCAGGCCAAGGCCCGCCAGTTCTCGGCCAAACCGATCACGGTGGCCACCTCCACTGTGGCGACGGTGGACTTCTCCGACGCGCTGCCCCGGGGCCTGTCCGGCCCGTCCCCCAGCGGCCCGAGCTTCCATACCGAATCCAAGGCCGCAGTGATGCGGGCTTTCGAGCAGTCCGGCATCGGTCCCAAGGACGTGAGCTTCACCGAACTCCAGGACAACTGCTGCTACTACGAGCTGGCCTATCCCGAGGAGTGGGGCCTGTGCGCCCCCGGCGAGGCCGAGCGCCTGCTCGAAGCCGGCGAGTACGCCCCCACCGGCAAGATGCCCATCAACCCCTCCGGCGGCTTCGTCTCCTTCGGCGAGGCCACCACCGCCATGGGCGTCTGGCAGATCGCCGAACTCACCCTGCAGCTCCGCGGTCAGGCCGGCAGCCATCAGGTCCCCAACGCCAAGGTCGGCCTCGCCCAAACCAACGGCCTCGGCGGCAATGCCACTGCCGCTATCCTGAAACGCTAA
- a CDS encoding Zn-ribbon domain-containing OB-fold protein, which translates to MSEQRVPAVPGLFTEEGGAKIFGNRCTSCNTPYFPKAAACHNPRCAESKMEDTTFGGQGVIWSYSVADFPPPPPHKFDKPFKSYAIGVVDLDCGLRLVGQMVDPAEKVQVGAQVELVIDTLYHEDDKAFTSWKFKLV; encoded by the coding sequence ATGAGCGAACAACGCGTACCCGCCGTACCGGGGCTGTTTACCGAAGAGGGCGGCGCCAAGATTTTTGGCAACCGCTGCACCAGCTGCAACACGCCTTACTTCCCCAAGGCGGCGGCCTGCCACAATCCCCGTTGTGCCGAATCGAAGATGGAAGACACGACCTTCGGTGGTCAGGGCGTGATCTGGAGCTACTCGGTGGCGGACTTCCCGCCGCCGCCGCCCCACAAGTTCGACAAGCCCTTCAAGTCCTACGCCATCGGCGTGGTGGATCTGGACTGCGGTCTGCGCCTGGTGGGCCAGATGGTGGATCCCGCGGAGAAGGTGCAGGTGGGCGCCCAGGTGGAGTTGGTGATCGATACCCTCTACCACGAGGACGACAAGGCGTTCACCTCCTGGAAGTTCAAACTGGTTTAA
- a CDS encoding electron transfer flavoprotein subunit alpha/FixB family protein: MGGSRAIVDEGWIDSSRQVGLTGKITRPGLYLAAGISGASQHMAGCSAAKTIVAINKDKDASIYRYARYGIVADCLDVLPELIKAIKA; this comes from the coding sequence GTGGGCGGCTCCCGTGCCATCGTGGACGAGGGCTGGATCGACTCCTCCCGCCAGGTGGGCCTGACCGGCAAGATCACCCGCCCGGGCCTGTATCTGGCGGCGGGCATTTCCGGCGCCAGCCAGCACATGGCCGGCTGTTCCGCCGCCAAGACCATCGTCGCCATCAACAAGGACAAGGACGCCTCCATCTACCGCTACGCCCGTTACGGCATCGTGGCGGACTGCCTGGATGTGTTGCCCGAACTGATCAAGGCTATCAAAGCTTAA
- a CDS encoding AraC family transcriptional regulator: MSDHLKSPSRLSFYLDCMRSRGFTAEQVLAGTGLDLNRLQDPSRRILPAQFRRTIQNMLDLTGDPYLGIAVGAEFKISNLGILGYAALSSATLKQSSEVFNKYGALNDMIVHAVGHIQGGRWFFEVRDSYLLGDLMRFAVEEFISRTMELSSSLTNRPFPVLELHVTYPAPADLTPYMRRFNCPLYFSQPKNIVVFDINRLQDPISLANEEVFKLCERQCQLLVSQKEDRDLLSNRIRNYLVKNPGKFPSLEDMAERLNMGSRTLRRWLVRENVTYQQILDDTRRELAIQYLQYTSLTPKEIGFILGYSSVSNFRRAFKSWTSKKLTDFRDNDNTENVEDEVEEE; the protein is encoded by the coding sequence ATGTCCGATCACCTGAAGTCCCCCAGCCGGCTCAGTTTCTACCTGGACTGCATGCGCAGCCGGGGCTTTACGGCCGAGCAGGTGCTGGCCGGCACGGGCCTGGACCTCAACCGGCTTCAGGACCCGTCCCGGCGCATCCTGCCCGCCCAGTTCCGCCGCACCATCCAGAACATGCTGGACCTGACCGGGGACCCCTATCTGGGCATCGCCGTGGGGGCGGAGTTCAAGATCAGCAACCTGGGCATCCTGGGCTATGCCGCCCTCAGTTCCGCCACCCTGAAGCAGTCCAGCGAGGTCTTCAACAAGTACGGCGCCTTGAACGACATGATCGTCCATGCCGTGGGCCATATCCAGGGCGGACGCTGGTTCTTCGAGGTGCGGGATTCCTATCTGCTGGGGGACCTGATGCGCTTCGCGGTGGAGGAGTTCATCAGCCGCACCATGGAGCTCTCTTCCAGCCTGACCAATCGGCCCTTCCCGGTACTGGAGTTGCACGTCACCTATCCGGCGCCGGCCGACCTGACGCCCTATATGCGGCGCTTCAATTGCCCCCTGTATTTCAGCCAGCCGAAGAACATCGTGGTCTTCGACATCAACCGGCTCCAGGACCCCATCAGCCTCGCCAACGAGGAGGTCTTCAAGCTCTGCGAGCGTCAGTGCCAACTGCTGGTGTCCCAAAAGGAAGACCGGGACCTGCTCTCCAACCGGATCCGCAACTACCTGGTCAAGAACCCCGGCAAGTTCCCCTCCCTCGAGGACATGGCCGAGCGCCTCAACATGGGCTCCCGCACCCTCCGCCGATGGCTCGTCCGCGAAAACGTCACCTACCAACAGATCCTCGACGACACCCGCCGCGAACTCGCCATCCAGTACCTCCAGTACACCTCCCTCACCCCCAAGGAAATCGGCTTCATCCTCGGCTACTCCTCCGTCTCCAACTTCCGTAGAGCATTCAAATCATGGACCAGCAAAAAACTCACCGACTTCAGAGACAACGACAACACAGAAAATGTGGAGGATGAGGTCGAGGAGGAATGA
- a CDS encoding xanthine dehydrogenase family protein molybdopterin-binding subunit, with amino-acid sequence MTIEIPKLPEHLPTTAPRFVGKEVNRIEDPGLVTGTVEFIDNLSLPGMLHCAILRSTHPHARIVSVDASAALAMPGVHAVLTGEDVKRWCNPVFTAPEGWGAYCMAVDKVRFVGEPVAAVAADSRYLAEDALELIQVEYELLPPVVNPTEAMAPGAPVLFEERGTNVIQSRTYNWGEVDKVFAEADHVISNTFRWNRVGANPTETFGCICQWDLTDHSLTCRGSYQTPRFMSLGRGASLNLPANKVKIITHAQGGGFGGKGGPRGTDIAALLSRKADGRPVKYIEDRMEYLLAGGGQSWDRYYEADLAVKADGTITGFKVRLVDDQGAGAEGYGTISAAKPLAAFTGPYRIEAAAYDLTLVATNRAPTYPYRGYGPPPHFFVLESLVDMTARKLGKDPAELRRQNYIRKDQFPYTIPSGNEYDSGDYEAVLDKVLTMADYQALRTEQVKARAEGRLMGIGVVSTVEPGVFDWNAYATVGVPGVGVPEGVKVAVDVLGNVTVAVGFNLQGQGQFTVAAQVVADYLGVEMNAVKIATASTDVAMPHFGQGGSRLGTAVTGAILGACEKLRATFCQVVAHLMHTTSDQVELMDGRLQLKANPAIGMSLAEVAGTMLSRSDLLPPGVEPCPEATFVWTGPGRTAPDDQGRCKSYLTAANATHVVQVEVDRATGRTEILKYFLVDDCGTRINPASVEGQIQGSLAQGVGAALFEEYVYDDQGQPLVTTFVDYLMPTIHEVPMAEKSMVVTPSPFSPLGAKGCGEGAIHTTPAALMCAINDALAPLGVDIRETPASPHRVWKVLQQAR; translated from the coding sequence ATGACGATCGAGATTCCAAAACTCCCTGAACACCTGCCGACGACAGCGCCCCGTTTTGTGGGCAAGGAGGTCAATCGAATTGAAGACCCGGGCCTGGTGACGGGCACCGTCGAGTTCATCGACAACCTGTCCCTGCCGGGCATGCTCCACTGCGCCATTCTGCGCAGCACCCATCCCCATGCCCGCATCGTCAGCGTCGATGCCAGTGCCGCCCTGGCAATGCCCGGGGTTCATGCAGTGCTGACCGGCGAGGATGTCAAGCGCTGGTGCAACCCGGTGTTCACGGCCCCGGAAGGTTGGGGGGCCTACTGCATGGCGGTGGACAAGGTCCGCTTCGTGGGCGAGCCGGTGGCGGCCGTGGCCGCCGACAGCCGCTACCTGGCGGAGGACGCCCTGGAACTGATCCAGGTGGAATACGAACTGCTGCCACCGGTGGTGAACCCCACCGAGGCCATGGCCCCCGGCGCCCCCGTGCTCTTCGAGGAGCGGGGCACCAACGTGATCCAGAGCCGTACCTACAACTGGGGCGAGGTGGACAAGGTTTTCGCCGAAGCGGACCATGTGATCAGCAACACCTTCCGCTGGAATCGGGTGGGGGCCAATCCCACCGAAACCTTCGGCTGCATCTGCCAATGGGACCTGACGGACCATAGCCTGACCTGTCGTGGCTCCTATCAGACCCCGCGCTTCATGTCCCTGGGCCGGGGCGCATCCTTGAACCTGCCGGCCAACAAGGTCAAGATCATCACCCATGCCCAGGGTGGCGGCTTCGGTGGCAAGGGGGGGCCCCGAGGCACCGACATCGCCGCGCTGCTGTCTCGCAAGGCCGATGGCCGGCCGGTGAAATACATCGAAGACCGCATGGAGTATCTGCTGGCCGGTGGCGGCCAGTCCTGGGACCGCTACTACGAGGCAGACCTGGCGGTAAAGGCTGACGGCACCATTACCGGCTTCAAGGTCCGTCTGGTGGATGATCAGGGGGCCGGCGCCGAGGGCTACGGCACCATTTCAGCGGCCAAGCCTCTGGCGGCCTTCACCGGTCCCTACCGGATCGAGGCGGCTGCCTACGACCTGACCTTGGTGGCCACCAACCGAGCACCCACCTATCCTTACCGGGGCTACGGACCTCCTCCCCATTTTTTCGTACTTGAATCCCTGGTGGATATGACAGCGCGCAAGCTGGGCAAGGATCCGGCCGAACTGCGGCGCCAGAACTATATTCGCAAGGATCAGTTTCCCTACACCATCCCCAGCGGCAACGAATACGACAGTGGCGACTACGAAGCCGTACTGGATAAGGTGCTGACCATGGCCGACTACCAGGCCTTGAGGACCGAACAGGTCAAGGCCCGGGCTGAAGGACGCCTGATGGGCATCGGGGTCGTCAGCACCGTGGAGCCCGGCGTTTTCGACTGGAATGCCTATGCCACTGTGGGGGTGCCGGGTGTAGGTGTGCCCGAGGGTGTCAAGGTCGCTGTGGATGTACTCGGCAACGTCACCGTGGCCGTGGGCTTCAATCTCCAGGGCCAGGGCCAGTTCACTGTGGCGGCCCAGGTGGTGGCCGACTATCTGGGCGTGGAAATGAACGCCGTCAAGATTGCAACAGCCTCTACCGACGTGGCTATGCCCCACTTCGGCCAAGGGGGCAGCCGCTTGGGTACTGCTGTGACTGGCGCTATCCTGGGGGCCTGCGAGAAACTCCGGGCCACTTTCTGTCAAGTGGTGGCTCATCTGATGCACACCACGTCGGACCAGGTGGAACTCATGGATGGTCGACTGCAACTGAAGGCCAATCCGGCCATCGGCATGAGTCTCGCGGAAGTCGCTGGCACCATGCTGTCCCGCAGCGACCTCCTGCCCCCGGGCGTGGAGCCCTGTCCCGAGGCCACCTTCGTGTGGACCGGCCCGGGTCGCACAGCACCCGATGATCAAGGGCGTTGCAAAAGCTATCTGACGGCCGCCAATGCCACTCACGTGGTACAGGTTGAAGTGGATCGGGCCACGGGGCGCACCGAGATTCTCAAGTATTTCCTGGTGGATGATTGTGGCACCCGAATCAACCCCGCCTCGGTGGAAGGCCAGATCCAGGGTAGCCTGGCCCAGGGGGTGGGGGCGGCGCTGTTCGAGGAATATGTTTATGACGACCAGGGCCAGCCCCTGGTCACCACCTTTGTGGATTACCTGATGCCTACCATCCACGAGGTGCCTATGGCTGAGAAAAGCATGGTGGTCACCCCTTCTCCCTTTTCGCCTCTGGGCGCGAAGGGTTGCGGCGAGGGGGCCATTCATACCACACCGGCCGCCCTGATGTGCGCTATCAATGACGCCCTTGCGCCCCTGGGGGTCGATATCCGTGAAACCCCGGCCTCGCCCCATCGGGTCTGGAAGGTCTTGCAACAGGCCCGATAA
- a CDS encoding (2Fe-2S)-binding protein, which translates to MTTKQTVSVTVNGTRYERDVEPRLTLVDFLRHELALGGTHVGCEHGICGVCTVLINGRSARSCLTLAVQADGAEITTIEGLRNRQTGSLHPIQQAFVEAHGLQCGFCTPGFIMTTLELLRNNPDPSEHDIKEALGGNLCRCTGYQSIMASVKLAASKMRDAQVA; encoded by the coding sequence ATGACGACAAAGCAAACCGTGAGCGTCACGGTCAATGGCACTCGCTACGAGCGGGACGTGGAACCCCGCCTGACCCTGGTGGATTTCCTGCGCCATGAACTGGCCTTGGGCGGCACCCATGTGGGCTGTGAGCATGGCATCTGCGGGGTATGCACCGTGCTGATCAACGGCCGTTCGGCTCGTTCCTGCCTGACCCTGGCAGTTCAGGCCGATGGCGCAGAGATCACCACCATCGAGGGCCTGCGCAACCGCCAGACCGGCAGCCTCCATCCTATCCAGCAGGCCTTCGTCGAGGCTCACGGCCTTCAGTGCGGCTTCTGCACCCCAGGGTTCATCATGACCACCCTCGAACTCCTCCGTAACAACCCAGACCCCTCCGAGCACGACATCAAGGAAGCCCTCGGCGGCAACCTCTGCCGTTGCACCGGCTACCAGTCCATCATGGCCTCCGTCAAACTCGCCGCTTCTAAAATGCGCGACGCTCAGGTCGCTTGA
- a CDS encoding FAD binding domain-containing protein produces MKPAPFDYHAPATLAEAVRLLQQYEDDGIDAKVLAGGQSLMPMLALRVARPEVLIDLRQVAGLTGIREDAGTIVIGAMEPKQLAAESPLVQQKQPLFHAATELVGHRQIRNRGSVGGSFAHADPASEYPAVALVLDMEFKAVGPGGERSIPAEEFFVTYMTTSLETNEILTEVRMPVMAPGTGWAIQEMARRNGDLALAGVALTLQASGGICTAARIAAFGVNATAVRLPQAEAALVGQALNATNFTNAAALGAAELVEPMTCIHASASYRRQLVKTLLERCLAEAAGRLG; encoded by the coding sequence ATGAAGCCGGCCCCTTTTGACTACCATGCTCCGGCCACCCTGGCCGAGGCGGTGCGCCTCCTCCAGCAGTACGAAGATGATGGCATCGACGCCAAGGTGCTGGCCGGTGGTCAGAGCCTGATGCCCATGCTGGCCCTGCGCGTTGCCCGCCCCGAGGTGCTGATCGATCTGCGTCAGGTGGCCGGACTCACCGGCATCCGGGAAGACGCTGGCACCATCGTCATCGGCGCCATGGAGCCCAAGCAACTGGCGGCGGAGTCGCCCCTGGTGCAGCAGAAGCAGCCCCTGTTCCATGCCGCCACGGAACTGGTGGGTCATCGGCAGATCCGCAACCGGGGGTCCGTGGGCGGGTCCTTTGCCCATGCCGATCCGGCCTCCGAGTATCCGGCTGTGGCCCTGGTGCTGGACATGGAATTCAAGGCCGTGGGTCCGGGGGGCGAGCGGAGCATTCCGGCGGAAGAGTTCTTCGTGACTTACATGACCACCAGTCTGGAGACAAACGAGATTCTCACCGAGGTACGGATGCCGGTGATGGCGCCGGGGACGGGCTGGGCGATTCAGGAGATGGCCCGCCGGAACGGCGATCTGGCCCTGGCCGGGGTGGCCCTGACCCTGCAAGCCAGTGGCGGGATCTGTACGGCAGCGCGGATCGCCGCCTTCGGGGTGAATGCCACGGCGGTGCGCCTGCCCCAGGCCGAGGCGGCTTTGGTGGGCCAGGCCCTGAACGCGACAAATTTTACGAACGCCGCTGCCCTCGGCGCCGCGGAACTGGTCGAACCCATGACCTGCATCCACGCTTCGGCGAGCTACCGCCGGCAACTGGTCAAGACTCTGCTGGAGCGCTGTCTGGCGGAAGCCGCCGGCCGGCTGGGGTAA
- a CDS encoding nitronate monooxygenase — MSGPLHTQLCEKLGIEYPVVAFTHCKDVAVAVINAGGFAVLGEALHTPDQIAADIKWIRERIGGKPFGIDLVLPSSVAEEQSVDELLAMIPQGHRDFEQMIKRKYNVPDPKIAPDIHHWGGLDQKRALAQLDVVFDERVPVFASGLGSPAFLLKRAHDLGMQVWGLVGKPRQAKKQIEAGTDVIIAQGYDAAGHTGNIGTFSIVPQVVDQARGTGVPVIAAGGVTTGRHLAAALALGADGVWTGSLWLASRESDVNLPLKERLIEAETDDTVLSTASPATPCARPALPGTTNGSAMQLPSP; from the coding sequence ATGAGCGGTCCGCTGCATACCCAACTGTGCGAGAAACTGGGCATCGAGTATCCCGTCGTCGCCTTCACCCACTGCAAGGACGTGGCGGTAGCGGTGATCAACGCCGGCGGCTTCGCCGTCCTGGGCGAGGCCCTGCACACCCCCGACCAGATCGCCGCCGACATCAAGTGGATTCGCGAACGCATCGGCGGCAAGCCCTTCGGCATCGATCTGGTACTGCCGTCCTCCGTGGCCGAGGAACAGAGCGTCGACGAACTGCTGGCCATGATCCCCCAGGGCCATCGGGATTTCGAGCAGATGATCAAGCGGAAGTACAACGTGCCCGATCCCAAGATCGCTCCCGATATCCACCACTGGGGCGGCCTCGACCAGAAGCGCGCCCTGGCCCAACTGGATGTGGTGTTCGACGAGCGGGTGCCGGTGTTCGCCTCCGGGCTGGGTTCCCCCGCCTTCCTGTTGAAGCGCGCTCACGATCTGGGCATGCAGGTCTGGGGTCTGGTGGGCAAGCCCCGCCAGGCCAAGAAGCAGATCGAGGCCGGCACCGACGTGATCATCGCCCAAGGCTATGACGCGGCCGGCCATACCGGCAACATCGGCACCTTCTCCATCGTGCCCCAGGTGGTGGACCAGGCCCGCGGCACCGGCGTGCCCGTGATCGCCGCCGGCGGCGTGACCACCGGCCGCCATCTGGCCGCCGCCCTGGCCCTGGGTGCCGACGGCGTGTGGACCGGCTCCCTGTGGCTGGCCTCCCGCGAATCCGACGTCAATCTGCCCCTCAAGGAGCGTCTGATCGAGGCCGAGACCGACGACACGGTTCTCTCAACTGCATCTCCGGCTACACCATGCGCACGACCCGCTCTCCCTGGCACGACGAATGGCTCAGCGATGCAGCTCCCGAGCCCCTGA
- a CDS encoding electron transfer flavoprotein subunit beta/FixA family protein — MRIVVCVKEVLDPNAVNNYVLAGNLKFAADGKTPEAAAVPRLINGFDEQAMEAALRLKDAGAECSIVAVSIGQDLKDLLKHCAALGADEIVAIDPGSTALDGQVIANLISAYVKSSGGADLILCGRQASDDDQGVVPILIAEQLGMAVAPLARAVELNGSTLKVTRATPDGDEVVEGQTPAVITVSNELGTPRFPSAKAKMAARKMAPTELAASSLLPADKLQPLVVLTKQFVPEVQGNCEFISGSSPADIAQQLLTKLRSEKII, encoded by the coding sequence ATGCGTATCGTGGTGTGTGTGAAGGAAGTGCTGGACCCCAACGCGGTCAATAACTACGTGCTGGCCGGCAACCTCAAGTTCGCCGCCGACGGCAAGACCCCAGAGGCCGCCGCGGTGCCGCGCCTGATCAACGGCTTCGACGAGCAGGCCATGGAGGCCGCTCTGCGCCTGAAGGACGCCGGCGCCGAATGCTCCATCGTCGCCGTCTCCATCGGGCAGGACCTGAAGGATCTTCTCAAGCATTGCGCCGCTCTCGGCGCCGACGAGATCGTCGCCATCGACCCCGGCAGCACCGCACTCGACGGCCAGGTCATCGCCAACCTGATCAGCGCCTATGTGAAATCCTCCGGCGGCGCCGATCTGATCCTCTGCGGCCGTCAGGCCTCCGACGACGATCAGGGCGTGGTGCCCATCCTCATCGCCGAGCAGCTGGGCATGGCCGTGGCGCCCCTGGCCCGGGCCGTCGAACTCAACGGCAGCACCCTCAAGGTCACCCGCGCCACCCCCGATGGCGACGAGGTGGTGGAAGGCCAGACCCCTGCGGTGATCACCGTCAGCAACGAGCTGGGCACCCCCCGCTTCCCCTCCGCCAAGGCCAAGATGGCCGCCCGCAAGATGGCCCCCACCGAACTCGCCGCCAGTTCGCTGCTCCCCGCCGACAAGCTCCAGCCCCTCGTGGTCCTCACCAAACAGTTCGTCCCCGAGGTCCAGGGCAATTGCGAGTTCATCTCCGGCAGCTCCCCCGCCGACATCGCTCAGCAACTCCTCACCAAGCTCCGCAGCGAAAAAATCATCTGA
- a CDS encoding energy transducer TonB, translating to MNTVPASIAPSPRPFSGFGFALVVLIHGVVLSLLMQSRSIAMPVREELLTMNVLAPMITAPPAPAQSRMTPSLQTTPDLSQTMVADATITLQATPQAATPQSAPAPVPALTQPRFDADYLDNPAPPYPPMARRLGEQGRVILRVHVLPNGQASEIHIQTSSNSSRLDQSARDTVSRWRFLPAQRGEEAIAAWVLVPIAFSLNV from the coding sequence ATGAATACTGTTCCTGCTTCTATCGCCCCATCACCTCGCCCTTTCTCCGGGTTCGGATTCGCCTTGGTGGTGCTGATTCATGGAGTGGTGCTTAGCCTGCTGATGCAGTCCCGATCGATTGCCATGCCGGTACGCGAAGAATTGCTGACCATGAATGTGCTGGCGCCGATGATAACGGCTCCTCCCGCCCCAGCGCAGTCCAGGATGACCCCATCCCTGCAGACCACTCCGGACCTATCCCAAACCATGGTGGCTGATGCCACCATCACCCTTCAGGCCACGCCCCAGGCCGCGACTCCTCAGTCTGCGCCAGCGCCTGTCCCTGCTCTGACCCAGCCACGCTTCGACGCCGATTACCTGGACAATCCCGCCCCACCCTACCCGCCCATGGCGCGCCGCCTGGGGGAACAGGGCCGGGTGATCCTGCGGGTTCATGTATTGCCCAACGGCCAGGCCAGTGAAATTCATATCCAGACTTCCAGCAACTCCTCGCGCCTGGACCAGTCTGCCCGAGACACTGTCAGCCGCTGGCGTTTTCTGCCGGCGCAACGCGGGGAGGAAGCCATTGCCGCCTGGGTTCTGGTGCCCATCGCTTTCAGTCTGAACGTCTGA